One region of Maylandia zebra isolate NMK-2024a linkage group LG10, Mzebra_GT3a, whole genome shotgun sequence genomic DNA includes:
- the LOC101487285 gene encoding uncharacterized protein LOC101487285 isoform X2, protein MFQGSKEQTAEFIKLRGDNEHLFTGAKHSAALGWRAVLEKMGLLGKITPLQAKKKWDNLKKKYKDCKYPGSGEGGIEKPTAATWPWFALMDEVLGQRPSTRPQVLITSIQDSTPGPSSAVGHQAWDQEEQEDDGQLEPRREKRKRNWESELLDLIREDMRLQRELEERRAEEARQRMDRLFGLLEKLVEKKCVKFCK, encoded by the exons ATGTTTCAAG GGAGCAaagagcagacggctgagtttattaaactccgcGGAGACAACGAGCACCTTTTCACCGGTGCTAAACACTCAGCCGCTCTGGGTTGGAG GGCAGTTCTTGAGAAGATGGGCCTGCTGGGAAAAATCACCCCGTTgcaggccaaaaaaaaatgggacaatttaaaaaaaaaatacaaa GATTGCAAGTATCCAGGGTCAGGCGAGGGAGGGATTGAGAAGCCCACTGCTGCTACATGGCCCTGGTTTGCCCTTATGGATGAAGTGTTAGGACAGAGGCCTTCCACCAGGCCTCAAGTCCTAATTACCTCCATCCAGGACAGCACTCCAGGTCCCAGTTCAGCCGTAGGACACCAAGCGTGGGATCAGGAAGAGCAGGAGGATGATGGCCAGCTGGAGCCAAGaagggaaaagagaaagaggaactGGGAGAGCGAGTTGTTGGATTTGATCAGAGAGGATATGAGATTGCAGAGGGAACTTGAggaaagaagagcagaggaagcACGACAGAGAATGGACAGGCTGTTTGGGTTATTGGAAAAACttgttgaaaaaaaatgtgtaaagtTCTGTAAATAA
- the LOC101487285 gene encoding uncharacterized protein LOC101487285 isoform X1, which translates to MAADTGSVEMASEESYIFKWSKEQTAEFIKLRGDNEHLFTGAKHSAALGWRAVLEKMGLLGKITPLQAKKKWDNLKKKYKDCKYPGSGEGGIEKPTAATWPWFALMDEVLGQRPSTRPQVLITSIQDSTPGPSSAVGHQAWDQEEQEDDGQLEPRREKRKRNWESELLDLIREDMRLQRELEERRAEEARQRMDRLFGLLEKLVEKKCVKFCK; encoded by the exons atggcggcagatACAGGGTCGGTAGAGATGGCATCGGAGGAAagctacatttttaaat GGAGCAaagagcagacggctgagtttattaaactccgcGGAGACAACGAGCACCTTTTCACCGGTGCTAAACACTCAGCCGCTCTGGGTTGGAG GGCAGTTCTTGAGAAGATGGGCCTGCTGGGAAAAATCACCCCGTTgcaggccaaaaaaaaatgggacaatttaaaaaaaaaatacaaa GATTGCAAGTATCCAGGGTCAGGCGAGGGAGGGATTGAGAAGCCCACTGCTGCTACATGGCCCTGGTTTGCCCTTATGGATGAAGTGTTAGGACAGAGGCCTTCCACCAGGCCTCAAGTCCTAATTACCTCCATCCAGGACAGCACTCCAGGTCCCAGTTCAGCCGTAGGACACCAAGCGTGGGATCAGGAAGAGCAGGAGGATGATGGCCAGCTGGAGCCAAGaagggaaaagagaaagaggaactGGGAGAGCGAGTTGTTGGATTTGATCAGAGAGGATATGAGATTGCAGAGGGAACTTGAggaaagaagagcagaggaagcACGACAGAGAATGGACAGGCTGTTTGGGTTATTGGAAAAACttgttgaaaaaaaatgtgtaaagtTCTGTAAATAA